In a single window of the Acetivibrio clariflavus DSM 19732 genome:
- a CDS encoding valine--tRNA ligase has translation MSEEKNIAKTYDPKQVEDRLYQKWMDKGYFHAEIDENKTPFTIVIPPPNITGQLHMGHALDNTLQDILIRWKRMQGFCTLWLPGTDHASIATEAKIVEAMAKEGITKEDIGREKFLERAWEWKRHYGGRIVEQLKKLGSSCDWQRERFTMDEGLSEAVKEVFVRLYQKGLIYRGERIINWCPKCNTSISDAEVEYEEKAGHFWHIRYPIKDSNEYVVVATTRPETMLGDTAVAVHPDDERYKHLIGKMVILPLVNREIPVIADEYVEKDFGTGVVKITPAHDPNDFEVGLRHNLPQIKVMNDDATMNENAGQYQGMDRYEARKKIIEDLEKQNLLVKIQDHTHNVGTCYRCSTVIEPMISKQWFVKMKPLAEPAIEVVRNGTIKFVPERFAKIYFNWMENIQDWCISRQLWWGHRIPAYYCQECGNMMVDRDMPDTCPNCGSSRIEQDPDTLDTWFSSALWPFSTLGWPNETEDLKYFYPTDVLVTGYDIIFFWVARMIFSGMEHMGKEPFKYVFIHGIVRDALGRKMSKSLGNGIDPLEVIDQYGTDALRFALTIGTSPGNDLRFSTEKVEFSRNFANKIWNASRFVLMNFDENLDFSKVDESRFTSADKWILSRVNNLTKEVTENLDKFELGIALQKIYEFIWDEFCDWYIELVKPRLYDKEDSSRIEAQYVLNYVLGTAMKLLHPFMPFITEEIYTHLINGDESIMISKWPEYKEEYNFSAEEEKMNTIMSAIKNIRNIRAEMNVPPSKKAKTIFVASKPEHREIVEEGRMYFERLASCSEILIQSDKTDIPKDAVAAVLPGIEIYLPLEDLIDIEKELERLEKEKENLEKELDRVNAKLANQGFIAKAPAKVVEEEKAKKAKYQEMYDKVIERLNGLKNSKK, from the coding sequence ATGAGTGAAGAAAAAAATATTGCCAAAACCTATGACCCCAAACAAGTTGAGGATAGACTTTATCAGAAGTGGATGGATAAGGGGTATTTTCATGCAGAGATAGATGAAAACAAAACACCTTTTACCATTGTTATTCCGCCACCGAATATCACAGGCCAGCTGCACATGGGACATGCTTTGGACAATACTCTGCAGGACATCCTTATCAGATGGAAAAGGATGCAGGGCTTTTGTACCCTGTGGCTTCCGGGAACTGACCATGCCAGCATAGCTACTGAAGCAAAAATAGTAGAGGCCATGGCTAAAGAAGGTATTACCAAAGAGGATATAGGCAGAGAGAAGTTTCTGGAAAGAGCATGGGAATGGAAGAGACACTATGGTGGCAGAATTGTTGAACAGCTTAAGAAGCTGGGAAGCTCCTGTGACTGGCAGCGGGAACGCTTTACCATGGATGAGGGACTATCGGAGGCTGTTAAAGAGGTATTTGTAAGGCTTTATCAAAAAGGACTTATATACAGAGGAGAAAGAATTATCAACTGGTGTCCTAAATGTAATACGTCAATTTCCGATGCCGAAGTTGAATATGAAGAAAAGGCGGGACATTTCTGGCATATACGCTATCCTATCAAGGACAGTAATGAATATGTAGTGGTTGCTACCACAAGACCGGAAACCATGCTGGGAGATACAGCAGTGGCAGTACACCCTGATGATGAGAGATATAAACATTTAATAGGCAAGATGGTAATTCTGCCTTTGGTTAACAGGGAGATACCTGTAATAGCTGATGAATATGTTGAAAAGGATTTCGGAACCGGAGTAGTTAAAATTACCCCTGCCCATGACCCTAATGACTTTGAAGTGGGATTAAGGCATAATCTCCCTCAGATAAAGGTTATGAATGACGATGCCACAATGAACGAAAATGCCGGACAATATCAGGGAATGGACAGATATGAAGCAAGGAAAAAGATTATTGAAGACTTGGAAAAGCAAAACTTATTGGTAAAAATTCAGGATCATACTCATAACGTGGGTACCTGCTACAGATGTTCCACAGTTATAGAGCCGATGATTTCAAAACAGTGGTTTGTAAAGATGAAACCTTTGGCAGAACCTGCTATTGAGGTTGTAAGAAACGGAACCATCAAGTTTGTACCCGAAAGATTTGCAAAGATATATTTCAACTGGATGGAGAACATTCAGGACTGGTGTATTTCAAGACAGTTGTGGTGGGGACATAGAATTCCTGCATATTACTGCCAGGAGTGCGGTAACATGATGGTGGATAGAGATATGCCCGATACGTGCCCTAATTGCGGTAGTTCAAGAATTGAACAGGATCCGGATACCCTGGATACTTGGTTCAGCTCGGCACTGTGGCCGTTCTCAACCCTCGGATGGCCGAATGAGACCGAGGATTTGAAATACTTCTATCCTACCGATGTTTTGGTAACCGGATATGACATAATATTCTTCTGGGTTGCAAGAATGATCTTTTCAGGTATGGAACATATGGGGAAAGAACCGTTCAAATATGTATTCATTCACGGAATTGTAAGGGATGCGCTCGGAAGAAAGATGAGTAAATCTTTAGGAAACGGTATTGATCCTTTAGAAGTAATAGACCAATACGGTACCGATGCCTTAAGATTTGCCCTTACTATAGGTACTTCACCGGGAAATGATTTGAGATTTTCCACTGAAAAGGTAGAGTTTAGCAGGAATTTTGCAAATAAAATTTGGAATGCTTCAAGATTTGTACTTATGAACTTTGATGAAAATCTTGATTTTTCAAAAGTAGATGAGAGTAGATTCACTTCTGCCGATAAATGGATTTTAAGCAGGGTAAACAACCTTACTAAGGAAGTAACCGAAAATTTGGATAAATTTGAGTTGGGAATAGCCCTGCAGAAAATATATGAGTTTATCTGGGATGAGTTCTGTGACTGGTATATTGAGCTTGTAAAACCCAGACTTTATGACAAGGAAGACAGTTCAAGGATTGAAGCTCAGTATGTGCTGAATTATGTCCTGGGAACGGCTATGAAGCTATTGCATCCGTTTATGCCGTTTATTACAGAAGAAATATACACCCATTTGATTAATGGCGATGAAAGCATTATGATTTCAAAATGGCCTGAATATAAAGAAGAATATAATTTCTCCGCTGAAGAGGAGAAAATGAATACCATTATGAGTGCCATTAAGAACATAAGGAATATAAGGGCAGAAATGAATGTTCCTCCTTCAAAGAAGGCAAAAACCATATTTGTTGCCTCAAAACCCGAGCATCGGGAGATTGTCGAAGAGGGAAGAATGTACTTTGAAAGATTGGCATCCTGCTCAGAAATTTTAATACAGTCCGACAAGACTGATATTCCGAAAGATGCGGTGGCTGCAGTGCTTCCAGGTATAGAAATCTATCTGCCCCTTGAGGATTTGATAGATATTGAAAAAGAGCTTGAAAGACTTGAAAAGGAAAAGGAAAACCTTGAGAAGGAATTGGACAGGGTAAATGCAAAGCTTGCAAATCAAGGCTTTATTGCAAAGGCACCTGCAAAAGTTGTAGAAGAGGAAAAAGCAAAGAAAGCCAAATATCAAGAGATGTATGATAAAGTTATAGAAAGGCTTAACGGTTTAAAAAATAGCAAAAAATAG
- a CDS encoding ANTAR domain-containing response regulator: MDCIKFILVGEDNKLLANFKNTLCSNGMIYTGYTKEPVNILRLVRTHLPEYIVIDVGKNFAKLKHVLEIIDEEMLAACTLVLDIKSDEISDFLRNSRVMTYVTKPVFDEIINQIAELSILNFKRVWEYEQKVKKLNDTLESRKVIEKAKWILVQQKGLSEAEAYELIKKTSRDNRIPMKYIADAIILTRS; the protein is encoded by the coding sequence ATGGACTGCATTAAATTTATATTAGTGGGAGAAGATAATAAACTTTTGGCGAATTTTAAAAATACACTGTGTTCGAACGGAATGATATATACCGGATATACAAAAGAACCCGTCAATATTTTAAGACTTGTCAGAACGCATTTACCTGAATATATAGTAATTGATGTGGGAAAGAACTTCGCAAAATTAAAGCATGTATTGGAGATAATCGATGAGGAAATGCTGGCAGCATGCACTTTGGTCCTGGATATAAAGAGTGATGAAATCTCCGACTTTTTACGAAATTCAAGAGTTATGACCTATGTGACAAAACCTGTTTTTGATGAAATTATAAATCAAATTGCCGAATTAAGTATATTAAATTTTAAAAGGGTTTGGGAATACGAACAAAAGGTAAAAAAATTAAATGATACTTTAGAGAGCAGAAAGGTAATAGAAAAGGCAAAATGGATATTGGTACAGCAAAAGGGGCTGTCTGAAGCCGAAGCCTATGAACTTATAAAGAAAACAAGCAGAGATAACAGAATACCGATGAAATACATTGCTGATGCAATTATTCTTACCCGAAGTTAA
- the nifH gene encoding nitrogenase iron protein, producing MRQVAIYGKGGIGKSTTTQNLTAGLGEMGKNVMIVGCDPKADSTRLILGGLAQKSVLDTLREEGEEVELENIMKTGVFGIRCVESGGPEPGVGCAGRGIITSINMLESLGAYTDDLDYVFYDVLGDVVCGGFAMPIREGKAQEIYIVASGEMMALYAANNICKGIQKYANAGGTRLGGIICNSRKVDGEKELLEAFAKELGSQLIYFVPRDNQVQRAEINRKTVIDYSPDHPQADVYRGLARAIDNNDMFVIPKPMVQDRLEEILMEHGILDA from the coding sequence ATGAGACAGGTAGCGATTTATGGAAAAGGTGGAATTGGAAAATCGACAACTACTCAAAATTTAACCGCCGGTCTTGGCGAAATGGGCAAGAATGTAATGATAGTAGGCTGTGACCCTAAGGCCGATTCAACAAGATTGATATTGGGCGGATTGGCACAAAAAAGTGTTCTCGATACTTTGAGGGAAGAGGGTGAAGAAGTAGAACTGGAAAACATAATGAAAACCGGTGTGTTTGGAATCCGATGTGTTGAATCGGGCGGCCCGGAGCCGGGAGTAGGATGTGCAGGAAGAGGTATTATTACTTCAATCAATATGCTTGAAAGCCTTGGTGCTTATACTGATGATTTGGATTATGTTTTCTACGATGTATTGGGTGACGTTGTATGCGGTGGTTTTGCAATGCCCATAAGGGAAGGAAAGGCGCAGGAAATATACATAGTAGCCAGTGGAGAGATGATGGCTCTGTATGCGGCAAATAATATTTGCAAAGGTATTCAGAAGTATGCCAATGCCGGAGGAACCCGACTCGGTGGAATAATATGCAACAGCAGAAAAGTTGACGGAGAAAAAGAGTTGTTGGAGGCCTTTGCCAAAGAGTTGGGAAGTCAGCTGATATACTTTGTACCCAGGGATAATCAGGTTCAAAGGGCAGAAATAAACAGAAAGACAGTAATTGACTATAGTCCTGATCATCCGCAGGCAGATGTTTATAGAGGATTGGCAAGGGCAATTGACAACAATGATATGTTTGTCATTCCAAAACCGATGGTACAGGACAGACTGGAAGAAATCCTTATGGAACACGGCATATTGGATGCGTAA
- a CDS encoding P-II family nitrogen regulator gives MLMIRAIIRPEKVGVVLSELCDAGFPAVTKVDVMGRGKQRGVKVGEVFYDEIPKEMLMIVVKDEDKDDVIKIIMKNAKTGTNGAFGDGKIFVSPVEEAYTISSGENGL, from the coding sequence ATGTTAATGATTAGAGCTATTATAAGACCTGAAAAAGTGGGAGTTGTACTTTCGGAACTTTGCGATGCCGGATTCCCCGCAGTCACTAAAGTGGATGTTATGGGACGCGGTAAACAAAGAGGAGTAAAAGTAGGAGAAGTGTTCTATGATGAGATCCCTAAAGAGATGTTGATGATAGTTGTAAAAGATGAGGATAAGGATGACGTGATTAAAATAATTATGAAAAATGCCAAGACCGGTACCAACGGTGCTTTTGGAGACGGAAAGATATTTGTAAGTCCGGTGGAAGAGGCATATACCATAAGTTCCGGAGAAAACGGTCTGTAA
- a CDS encoding P-II family nitrogen regulator, whose product MKEVLAIIRMEMISKTKEALLKEGFAALNCRKVMGRGKKKVDFSVIENMVNGTEISSPAVAEAMSEGHRLVPKRLLSLVVADQDVKKVVDIIIETNSKGRPGDGKIFVMPISDVIRIRTGETGEVAI is encoded by the coding sequence ATGAAAGAAGTTCTTGCCATTATCAGAATGGAAATGATAAGCAAGACTAAGGAAGCACTGCTAAAAGAAGGCTTTGCGGCACTGAATTGCCGAAAAGTCATGGGAAGAGGAAAGAAAAAGGTGGATTTTTCGGTAATTGAGAACATGGTTAACGGTACCGAAATCTCTTCCCCGGCTGTGGCTGAGGCAATGTCCGAAGGGCACAGGCTTGTGCCCAAGCGATTATTGTCCCTGGTAGTCGCAGATCAGGATGTTAAAAAAGTGGTGGATATAATCATTGAAACCAACAGTAAAGGAAGACCCGGAGACGGAAAGATATTTGTAATGCCAATAAGCGATGTGATCAGAATAAGAACCGGTGAAACGGGAGAAGTGGCAATTTAA